The Fusobacterium necrophorum subsp. necrophorum genome includes the window ATCATAAATATCTTTTGCCCTCACATTTTTATTTAAGTCGAATAAAAGTTCCATAGAAACTCCCTGTGTCGTCCATTGCCCTATTTTAGAAGTAATTTTTACATAGGTCTTTGGGTCTACGTTTTTAAATTCCGGATAGAACCAAGCTCTATCTTTTAAATATTTTACAACTCTGGGAGTTGCCCCGCTTTGATTTTTTTCAATAAAAAATCTGGAAAAAGTAGGAACAATAGAAGCTGTCGCTCCCATCAATAAAGAAGTCGAAGTATTAGGAGCAATGGCTGTCAATTCTCCGTTTCTAAGTCCATATTGATCGACTAGATAAAATACTTCCTTCCATAACTCTGCATATTTGGAATGTTTTTCATACCATTCCTGTGTTTTTCCAAAGAAAATTCCTTGTGACCATTTCGAACCGGAAAAAGCAGGATATTGTCCTCTGTCTTTCGCCAAAAAAGCGGAAGCTTTTAAAGCATAGGCTGCAATCTTTTCAAAAAGCTGACTGATTTCCTCTTCCGAGTCTTCATAAATCATATATTCTCTTGCCAAGTAATCCGCAAGTCCCATAGCTCCGACTCCAACAGTTCTGTATTTTTCATTATGCTTGTTGGACTCTGCCAAAGGCGTCACTGTCAAATCAATCGTGTTATCCAAAGCCCTTACCGCTAGGCCGGTATATTTTTCGAGTTCTTCCTCTGTTATTTCTGCCAAGTTTAAAGACAGCAGATTGCAAGTGTGAATTTCTCCCATTTCTTTTCTTCGAATCGCTTGATTCCCTAACACTTCTTCTTGAAAATTTTTACTTGGAGAAAAATTGGAAAAACTTTCCATACATAAATTTCCATTCCCTATCATTCCTTCATGAGAATTATGGTTTCGTTCATTGGCTCTGTCTTTGAAGAAAATATAGGGCATTCCTGTTTCCAGTTGAGATTTCATCATTGCCTTGAATAAGTCTCTTGCTTTCATTTTCTTTTTCAATTGAATTTTCTCTTCTCGTTCTACTCGCTCATACACTTCTTCAAACTTTGCTCCATACAATTCACAAAGTTCCACTCCGTATAATTTTCGAATTTCATAAGGGTCTACTAAAGTCCAATCCTCTCCGGATTTCACTCTTTCCATAAATAAATTGGAAACAACTACTTGAGGATAAATATCATAGGCCTTTCCCCTTTGATCTCCGTTTTCTGTTTGTAATTCCAAGAAACTTTCCATATCCAAATGCCAAGAGTCGATTGCCACTGTCACTGCTCCGGCTCTTCTTCCCTGCTGATTGACCGCTACTGCCGTGTCATTCAAAATACGGATCCAAGGGACAACACCCCCACTTGCATTATAGTATCCGTTTACCATAGAGCCTTTCGCACGAATTCGAGAAATATTAACTCCCACTCCTCCGCCATTTTTACTAATCTTGGCAATCGAATCCACATTGTAAAAAATAGATTCAATATTGTCGTCTATGGCGGTAATGAAACAGGAAGATAAATTTCCTTTTGGAATTCTTAAATTAGCCAAAATGGGCGTTGCCAAAGAAATTTTTCGCAAGGACAATCCCTCATAAATTTCCTTTGCCACCTTTACTCTGTCCTGTTCATGAATGGAGAGCAACATAGCAATCACCATAAATACTTCTTGTGGCAATTCGTGAGTTTTTCCATTATATTTCAATAGATAGCGATGCACAAACATACTTGCTCCCGCATAATCATAAACCATATCTCTTTCCGGAACTATCGCTTGATTTAACTCATATATTTCCTGTTCAGTATAAATTGAAAGCCTCGTATCGTATAATCCATAGGATAACATCAAAGAAATTGTTTTCTCTAAATTCCCGTAAGAAAAACCTCGACTATGATAAACTTCCCGCTCCGCTTCCATCATTAACAGACGCCCAGCTACCTCCGCCCAATCACTTTCCTCAAAACTGGTCATACTCACCGCCGAATTGATTAAAGATTCTTGAATTTTCTTGGTTGTAATATTTTCTTCATAAATCGATTCAATTTTACTTTCCAGTTCTACCATATTTACTTCCAGACCGGCACAGGCTCGAAGTAGTTTCTCTCGAATCTTTTCAATGTCCAACTCTTCGACGATTCCATCCCGATTGATGACTTTTCTTTTTTCTAATTTCATGCAATCACCCTTAAAAAATCATCCATACTATACACTTTTTCTTGATATTCCACAACCGGAGCCGACATAATTCTTGCCTTGCTTGCTATCATCATTAACTGTTTCTTGTCTTCGACATACTCAAATTCCAATTCTTTTCCCTCTAAAATCATTTTTAAATTTTTACACTTTGCACAGTCTTCCTTTCCGTATACTCGAATCATGTCTTATTCCCCCTATATCTTGTTTGTTTTTTTGATTTTAAAAAAAGGTAACACTATATATAGTGTTACCCTTATGTTTTATCATAAAAATGGAAAGAAGTAAAGAACTTTTAATCCTTTTTCACAAAACGAAATAAAACTCCTCCTAATATTGCCGGAATCAGCCAAGCAAATCCTAAAGAAGAAAATGGCAGCACTCCATAGATAGTAGAAAGTGCTTCACTTTGTAACCCCAATACTCCTAACATTTCATAAAAACTGATGATTCCGGCTCCAAAACAAGCTCCTTTGAAAATAGCATGATTTTGAATTTTAAATACATTTAATAGAATCAAAGCCATAGCTAGAGGATATAGGAATACCAAGATAGGTACTGAAATTTTTACAATCATATCTACTCCAAAACAAGCAAAGATGAAACTGATTATGGTAGTAAGCACCGCCAATTTTTCATAAGACAGAGAAGAAATCTTACTGAAATAATCCGCAACAGTTGCTACCAATCCAATGGCTGTTGTCAAGCAGGCTCCGGCCACACAAATTCCTAAAATCGCATATCCCGCTTTTCCTAAAAGAGTCGTTGTTAAACTTACCAACAGCTCTGTTTTTCCCAGTTCACTTCCCATACCGCTTACTGATGCTCCGATGAAAGAAAGTCCTCCATAGACAATGGATAGACCTAAACATGCAATGATACTTACTTGAACCAAAAAAGAAAATTCTTGCTTAGGGGATAAGTCTTTATCACCACGAATTGATTTTAAAATCACTCCGGCAAATACGATGGATGCTAAAGTATCCATTGTCTGATACCCTTCTACAAAACCATTCTTAAAAGGGGTTAATATAGTTCCGGTCACAGGAATTCCCAAAGGAGAACTAACTCCCTTCACGATGATAATAAAAAGCATAATCAGTAAAACAGGGGTTAAAATACTTCCGATTCTGTCAACCACCTTATTAGCTTTCAAAGAAAATAATAAGGTAATTCCGAAATAGAGAATTAAATATATGTATTTATAAAGAGAAGAACTTAATCCTGCATGTAAAAAAGTAATTTCATAAGCAGTCGCTCCCGTTCTGGGAATTGCTAACAAAGGTCCGATTGCCAAAATCAAAGCAATAAAAAAGAGTTTGGCAAACCAAGGACTGACTTTATTCGCAAATTCCTCAATATCTTTTTTTCCGGATAAAGAAGTAGACAGAATTCCCAGCAGTGGAAATCCTACCCCTGTTAAAATAAATCCCATGGTTCCAATCGCCCAGGAATCTGCTAAAGTTTTTCCCAACATGGGAGGAAAAATCAAATTTCCTGCCCCAAATAACATTGCAAACAATGCAAATCCCTTTAATACCACATTTTTCCAACTATACATAGTCCCCCCCTGCAAGCTCTATTTTTCCATGTTAAAAAATTTCTGCCACTCTTCTTGCTTAAATCCAACTAACACCTTATCTTTTTGTACAAGAATGGGTCGTTTTACCAACATTCCATTGCTTGACAATAAAGATAACATCTCCTCTTCCGACATTTCTTGTATTTTATCTTTTAAACCTAATTCTCGATATAACATCCCACTGGTATTAAAAAACCGTTTTAAAGGCAAAGAACTCCATTCCCAAAATTGTTTTAATTCCTCTTTACTTGGATTTTCTTCTACAATATGTCGAGTCTCTACAACAATTCCGTGCTCATCCAGCCACTTTTTAGCATTTCGACAAGTACCGCATTTTGGATACCAAATTAACAATGTTTCCATAGTTTAATCCTCCTATCTTTCTATAAAGAATATCCTTGATATAATCCAAAAAGTGTTGTCAAAAGCATAATAACTCTGTAGATTACATCATTTTTCATATATTTTTGCAATAAATTCAAGAAAATAAGAACCATACTGATGGGATACAGTACCACTAAAATAGGAATGGCTACCTGTATAATCGTTTGTACTCCAAAATTAGAAAATAAAAATCCGGCAATGCAAGTGATAGTTACGATTGTTTTATAAGAAAAAGGTAAGATCTTTTCAAAATAATCTCCCACTGTTGCAACCAATCCAATAGCCGTCGTCAAACAGGCTCCGGCAACTGCCAATCCCAGAACGATATTCCCAAATTCTCCCAATAACTCTCTTACAATTTTAGATAATAAATCTGTATTTCCGATCGTAGAAACACCGCTAAAAGTAGCCCCGATATATGTTAAAGCTCCATATACACAGGCTAATAATCCGACAGCAATAAAACTGGATTTCCATAGAAAAGAACTTTCTTCTTCCTGAGTCAAATTACGTCCATGACGGATGGATTTCATGATAACGGCAGAATATACAATGGTAGCTAAGGTATCCATTGTTTGATAGCCTTGAATAAAACCTGTTTTAAAAGGTGCTTCTTCCAACAGCATTGTTTTTGGCACCGTAAACGGATGAAAAATTCCTTGATACATAATAACTGCCAAAATAATCAATAAAACCGGAGTTAAAATACTTCCAATTCTTTCCACCACCTTATTGGCTCGTAAACTGAACATCCAAGTAATGATAAAATAAGATGCCAAAAAAATATATTTATGAATGGGATTCGTATCTCCTGCATTTTGTAGAGTCATCTCATAAGCAGTCGCTCCCGTTCTCGGCATCGCTAAAAAGAAACCGATTGTTAAAATCAAAACAATAATATAGCTTTTTGCAAAGAGAGGAGAAACTCTTTTTGCAAAATCGTCCAATGCCGGTCCTGTATGAACCGCTGCAATAAGACCCAAGAGTGGAAATCCAACTCCTGTTACGATAAATCCTAAAGCGGCAATTCCCCAAGAGCTTCCCAAATTATGCCCTAACATCGGAGGAAAAATTAAATTTCCCGCTCCAAATAACATCGCAAACAATGCAAAACCGGTGAACACTATATCCTTCCTTTTAACCATTCTTTCTCTCACTTTCCTACGTTTTTTGAAATATAGTATTCATTTTATCATACAATCGTACTATTTTCAAGTACATTTATTCTTCTTTGCTCTTTTTTTCAAAACTGATTAAAATAGGAGAGCCCTCAAAGCCGAAAGATTCTCTAAACTTATTTTCGATATACCTTGCATAAGAAAAATGTATCAATTCCGGATAATTACAGAATAACACAAACTTTGGCGGTGCTACAGAAACTTGCGTTCCATAATTGATTTTAATTAGTCTTCCTTTTCTAGTTGGAGGATTGTTCATTAAGATTGCATCTTTCAAAACCGTATTCAACAATCCCGTAGAAATTCTCTTTGTGTATTCTTCGTAAATACCATCTGCAATTTCTAATAATTTTGTCGTTCTTTGTCCTGTTAAAGCAGAAACAAACTCTATCGGAGCATAGGATAAGAAAGGCAATTCCGCATATAATTCTTCTTTATATTTCTTCATATCCTTATTCTTTACCAAGTCCCATTTATTCATAACAATAACGATGGGCTTTCGTTCTTCCGCCGCAATTCCCGCTATTCTCTTATCCTGTTCTGTTAACCCTTCTTGAGCATCTAACATCAGAAGACAAACATCTGCTCTTTTAATTGTTTTAATAGCTCGTAGTACGGAATAATATTCCAAACTTTCTTCTACCTTCGATTTTCTTCGAATTCCGGCAGTATCAATAATCATATATCGATTTTCTTTATACTCAATCAAAGTATCAATAGCATCTCTCGTTGTCCCGGCAATATCACTCACAATGGTTCTTTCTTCCCCCGACAATCGATTGACCAAAGAAGATTTTCCGGCATTTGGCTTTCCAATAACCGCCAATTTCAAAATATCTTCTTCCTCCTCCGGAAATTCTAATTTTCCGATAATATCCACTACCATATCCAACATATCTCCAAGATTTACCTTATGAGCTCCTGAAATTGCCACTAAATATTCAAATCCCAACCCCCAAAACTCATAGATATCATCTTGTTGTTGCAAATAATTGTCAATTTTATTGACACATAAAACCACCGGTTTTTGTTTTTTTCTTAAAATGTAAGCAATTTCTTCATCCAAAGGATTGACTCCCGCTTTTCCGTCCACTACAAACAGAATCACATCCGCCTCATTCATGGCTACTTCCGCTTGCTCTTTAATTTTTGTCATCATAAAGTCATTGTTGGCAGGTTCCAATCCTCCTGTATCTACTACAACGAATTCCGCTCCATTCCATTCCGTTTCTCGATACAAACGATCTCGTGTTACTCCCGGCATATCATCAACAATTGCCACACGATCTCCGATTAAATTATTAAATAAGGTAGACTTTCCTACATTTGGTCTTCCTACAATCGCTACAATAGGTTTCATTCTTTTTCTCAACTCCTATATTTCTTATCAAGCACAATTTCTTTTTGTTTTTGTTTTTTTCCGTTGTCTTTTTCGACAAATAATTTTTTTCCTGTAAAAGGATCTTTTTCCGTGTAGTACATTAAAGTGGAATAAGTAGACGGAGTCGGAGTAAATATTTGAATCTGCTCTGGATTTACTCTTAATTCTCTCGAAGCAAATTTTTTTAGATCTATCATTTCTTTTTCTCGACAACCGGGATGAGCAGCAATTAAATAATAGGTTAAAAATTGTTTTTTCCCCAACTTTTGATTCAAGGAATAAAACTGATTTTTAAATTCGTTTAAGCAGGAACGTCCGTCTTTTCCCATTAACGATAAAATACTATCCTCCGTATGCTCCGGAGCTATTTTCATTTGTCCGGAGATATGATCTTGCACCAACTCTTTTAAATACATTTGTCCACATTGTGTATCCTCTAAAATCATATCATAACGTATTCCGGAAGCAATAAAAATTTTCTTAATCTTCGGAAGTTTTTTTAATTTTCGTAACAAATCGATTTGCTTCCTATGATTGACTTGCAAAGATGGACATTTTTTCGGATATAGACATCGCCTATCCGGACAGGAACCCAATTTTAATTTTTTCTTACATTCTAAGGCATACATATTTGCCGTAGGACCTCCTACATCAGAAATATTTCCCTTAAACTTAGGAAGTTTTGTAATTTCTCCCACTTCCTCCACAATGGAAGACTGACTTCTCGACATGACCGTTCTTCCTTGATGAATAGCGATGGCACAAAAATTACATTCTCCATAACAACCGCGATGCGTGGTTACAGAATAGCGAATGGTATCCAAAGCTCTTACTGCTCCCATTGCCTTATAATAAGGATGAACATCTCTGGCAAACTCCATAGAATAGATAGCATCCATTTCTTCTTCAGTGTAAGTCATAGATGGAGGATTCTGTATCAAATATCTATCATCACATTTTTGACAAAGTCCTTTGGCGGTAATCGGATCGCAATTGAAATAAAATTGATGAAAGGCCTCCGTAAAAGTATCTTTACTTTCCAAACATTCCGCATGACTCGGCAAATTCAAATAATCTTCTCTCGGCTCTCTGGATATATAAGAAAGTCCTCGGATATCTTTCCAATCTTTCCCATGTCGTAAGGCTTTTGCCAAAGCAAGCATTGACATCTCTCCCATACCATAGGAGAGAATATCCGCTTTGGCGTCAAATAAAATCGGCTTTCTTAATTTATTGCTCCAATAATCATAATGTGTAATTCTTCTTAAACTTGATTCAATCCCGCTGATGACTATTTTTTTCTGTGTTCCTTTAAAAAAACGTCGTATCATATTGGAATATACCAAAACAGCTCTATCCGGTCTTCTATCATTCAAGCCTCCGGGAGTAAAATCATCCTGTTGCCTTCTTTTTTTCGTAGCGGTGTAATTCGCTACCATAGAATCCACACAACCTCCGGAAATGGCAAAAAATAAATCAGGTTCTCCCAGGCGGGTAATATCTTTGGGACTGTCCACTTCCGGCTGTGCAATGATTCCCACCCGAAAGCCGTGTTTGACAAGCCATTTCCCAACCAAAGCACTTCCATTATAAGAAGTGTCCAAATAGGTATCTCCTGAAATCAATAAAACATCTAAACGATCCCAACCCAATTGTTTCATTTCTTCTCGAGTTGTTGGTAAAAATTTCATATATTTCCTGCCACTCCCAAGGCTAAGTTCACCATCATGGAAAAGCTGTTTTGTCTTTCCTCCGATGATATTTCTTCTTTACTTACCAAAGAATCCGATATCGTTAAAATACTCAAAGCTCTCACTTTAAATTTCGCTGCCAAAGTATAGAGAGCCGCTGTTTCCATTTCTACACACAACACTCCAAAATTTGCCCATTTTTTCCAAGCTTCCGGATTATCATTATAAAATTCATCGCTTGTTAAAATCGATCCCGCATGTACCGGCAATTTCTTCTCTTTTGCCAGTTCATAGGCTTTTAAAAATAAGGTGGCATCTGCAGTTGGAGCGAAACTGGCATTTGGAAAACGGTTCGCATTCAAAGCGGAATCGGTAGAACTTGACATTGCCAAAACAATATCCCGAATCTTCACATTCTCTTGATAAGAACCGGCACTTCCAATTCGAATCAAAGTTTTCACTCCATATTCTTGTATCAATTCGTTCACATAAATAGAAATCGAAGGAATCCCCATTCCTGTTCCTTGAATAGAAATTTTTTTCCCCTGATAGCTTCCTGTATATCCATACATTCCTCGCACCGTTGTATAACAAACAGGATCTTCTAAAAAAGTTTCTGCAATCCATTTTGCTCGTAAAGGATCTCCCGGTAATAAAACAACTTCCGCAATTTCTCCCAACTTTGCTGCTATATGTACACTCATAATACCCTCCTTCTTTTTCTCACTTTTAAGTTTATATTTTATCATATTATACGATTTTTTGCAAAAAAAGAATAGTCACAAAGAAAAAAAGATCACAAACTAAAAAATTACCATAAAATAATAGAACATAGCTTTATAAAATATAAAAACTATTTGAAATTTTATCAAAAATATTGTATTATTTAGTAAATTGATAAGAAAACAAAATAAAGGATACAAAAGAATGATTTTTAAAAGAACGGAACTTTTAATAGGAAAAGAAAAAATGAATGTGTTACAAAAGACTCACATTCTATTATTTGGATTAGGAGGGGTTGGAGGACAGGCTTTTGAAGCTCTTGTCCGAACAGGCGTAGGAGAAATCTCCATTGTGGACTTTGATACCATAGACATGACAAATTGCAATCGCCAGATTCTCGCAACTCAAAATACTGTCGGGAAATACAAAACGGAAGTAGCTCTCGAAAGAGCAAAGTCTATCAATCCGAACATCACAATCCATCATTACACCGAACGGGTAACAAAGGACAATTTATTGTCTTTCTTTGAAGGAAAAAACTACCAATACGTTATTGATGCCATTGATACAGTCACTGCTAAATTAGATATTATCCAATATGCTTGGGAGCATCAAATTCCAATCATTTCTTCTATGGGAACCGCTCGAAAATGGAATCCCGAACTTTTGGAAGTAAGTGACATTACTAAAACTTCCGTTTGTCCTTTGGCAAGAGTCATAAGGAAAGAACTGAAAAAAAGGGGAGTAAAACATTGTAAAGTTGTCTATTCAAAAGAAGAAGCCAAGTGCTTACAAGAAGATACTTTAGGTAGCATTGCCTTTGTTCCTTCCACGGCAGGTTTACTATTAGTAGGAGAAGTTATAAAAGATATTTGTAATTTATAAATTGGAGGAAAGTATATGAAAAAAATAGGAATTTTTTATGGAACGAGTGGAAGTACCACTTTAGGAGTAGTGGATGAGTTAGAATATCAATTAAAGAAAGAGAATTATCAAACATATAATGTAAAAGACGGAATAGAGGCAATGAAGGACTATGAGAATTTAATTTTGATCACTCCCACCTATGGAGTAGGAGAATTACAACCCCATTGGCAAAAACAATATGATACCTTATCCCAAATTGATTTTCATGGAAAAGTGGTAGGACTGATTGGCTTAGGAAATCAATTTGCTTTTGGAGAATCTTTTGTAGGAGCCCTTCGAGTTTTGTATGATATTGTAAGTAAAAATGGAGGAAAAGTGGTAGGTTTTGTTTCAGATAAAGAATATTCTCATGAAGAGACAACCGCTGTCATTGATGGAAACTTTGTCGGTCTTCCTATTGATGAAACAAACCAAGGAAATAAAACACCTCAAAGAATTATTTCTTGGTTAGAGCTCGTCAAAAAAGAAATGAAATAGACTATAAAAACCAAGAGTGTCTTGAATTCAAAACACTCTTGGTCTTTTTTACTTCTAAAATCTAAACTTTTACCAATGCAGTTTCCCATTCCTTTAAACTCTACTTAAAATCCATTCTATGATCTTCTCTTCCCTCCACTCTTCCGAAGAACGAGTCGTGAAGAATTCCTGAACATTAATCGTTTTAGACTTCATGGCCACTTTTCTACATCCTCGATGACATCCATTTAATATCAAAAAATCAATCCCTTCTAATTGTCTATTTTTCATTTTATGATAGACTGTCATTCTGTTATAGAGGGAATTACACCCTCCACAAAATAGAATTTCCATAAGTCATACTTCTTCCATAAGTTCTATTTTTCTTTCCTTTATTCTCACCAGTAATAAAAATAGTATAATTCCTACTCCCAATCCCCAAGCAGCTCCTTTCACCGCAATCACGGCTGCCATGACTCCTGCAATTCCCATATCAATATGATCTTTACAAATAGTCATTGCCAAACGTGTACAAACAAATCCTTGTACCAATAATGTCAGTGATAATGCCACCGGAAGTGTCGGTTGTACTAAAGAAACAATTGGCACAATGGACACACAAATAAAAGTCATCCATCGGAAAGTTCCCACTCCACTGTAAACAGAATCCATTCCTTCTCTTCCTTCTTTATATCTTTCAAATACCGCTGCAGAAACGGCAGCCCATAATGGTCCACACAAAGGGACATAAGGAATCAAAATTCCTTGTATCAAATTACGAATTCCACTGATTAGATTGGAACGATTGGAATTGAAATCAATTTTCTCGTCAGTTCTGACTCTGTCCGCTTCTTTTAATAGAGCTCCACTGGTAACAAAATCTCCAAAGGCAATAATATAAACCATAATAGCCATAGGAATAGCTTTCACAAATAAATCTATATTTGGAAATCCTACCCCAAAAACACTAACCTGTCGTAAAATATTGGAAAATTCCGGAATTTTAATAAAACTCCCTACTTCGATATTTGGAAAAGGCAATTCTTTACATAAAGGTGCAATAATAATACTGGCAAAAATAGCCGGTAACATTCCATATTTTCCAAATAAATTCACAAGAGCATGATTCTTTCTCATTTCCTTGAAACGTTCTGAAAATAATAAAAAGTAGGATAATAAAGTTCCTATGGCAATAGAAAACGGATATAAATTAAAACGTCCCTTTTCCACTGCAAATTCTCCAATAATAGCAGCAAATCCGGCTCCCAATAAAATTCCTGATTTAATGGAATCCGGAACTATTCTCATTAATTTTCCGGCAAGTCCTGTAATCCCCATAAACAGAAAAGTAAAAGCTACTAACAACTGTAGAGCAATCAGAGCTTGTATTCTCACCGGTCCCATTTCAAATTGCGTCAAATATGCAATTGTCAATGGGATAGATGGAGTAATCCAACCGGGAACTACAGGGTCTCCTAACAGTGCATGCGTATTATACAACAATCCATTAATAATAACCATAGACCATGCCAGTTCAAAAGGAATTCCTAAGACACTTGTTAAAATAGGAATGGCTCCCAGACAGGTTGCACACATCAAAATTGCCTGCAAAGCTTCCGAACTTTCAAATCTATAATGAACAAAAGGCAATCTCACTCGAAATACGCCTAATTTCCAGCTTGGTTGTTCACTCCCCAATTCTCTTTTCAATATTTGCATATATGTTTCCTCCTTAGCATTTTTCATTTTCTAAGAACAACTTTTTTTATCTTCTGGAGTTATTTCATACCTTTTTTCCTGTTGACTTCTCTTTTCTTCAAAATAATCCTGACTTTCAATGATTGCCCAAAGAATAATTCCGGATAAAATTCCAAGACTCGGTCCTTTCATGGCTAAAATCACTCCCATAACGGTTGCTATTCCACGACTTGTAGGACTGTCTGCCATTTTCATTCCAATATTTCCACAGGCATAAGCCTGCACTGCCATTGTCAAACCAAAGAAAATTCCAAAAGCCGGTTTGATCAAAGTAACCAATGGTAACATCATTACTGCAATTACAGTTGCGGCTCTGAATGTTCCCACTCCTCCCCAATAAGTCCTCAAAGTAGAGTATCCTCTTTTATATCTTTCCGTAATAGTCAAAAGTCCGGAA containing:
- a CDS encoding ribonucleoside-diphosphate reductase subunit alpha, translating into MKLEKRKVINRDGIVEELDIEKIREKLLRACAGLEVNMVELESKIESIYEENITTKKIQESLINSAVSMTSFEESDWAEVAGRLLMMEAEREVYHSRGFSYGNLEKTISLMLSYGLYDTRLSIYTEQEIYELNQAIVPERDMVYDYAGASMFVHRYLLKYNGKTHELPQEVFMVIAMLLSIHEQDRVKVAKEIYEGLSLRKISLATPILANLRIPKGNLSSCFITAIDDNIESIFYNVDSIAKISKNGGGVGVNISRIRAKGSMVNGYYNASGGVVPWIRILNDTAVAVNQQGRRAGAVTVAIDSWHLDMESFLELQTENGDQRGKAYDIYPQVVVSNLFMERVKSGEDWTLVDPYEIRKLYGVELCELYGAKFEEVYERVEREEKIQLKKKMKARDLFKAMMKSQLETGMPYIFFKDRANERNHNSHEGMIGNGNLCMESFSNFSPSKNFQEEVLGNQAIRRKEMGEIHTCNLLSLNLAEITEEELEKYTGLAVRALDNTIDLTVTPLAESNKHNEKYRTVGVGAMGLADYLAREYMIYEDSEEEISQLFEKIAAYALKASAFLAKDRGQYPAFSGSKWSQGIFFGKTQEWYEKHSKYAELWKEVFYLVDQYGLRNGELTAIAPNTSTSLLMGATASIVPTFSRFFIEKNQSGATPRVVKYLKDRAWFYPEFKNVDPKTYVKITSKIGQWTTQGVSMELLFDLNKNVRAKDIYDTLVTAWETGCKSVYYVRTIQKNTNIINEKEECESCSG
- a CDS encoding glutaredoxin; its protein translation is MIRVYGKEDCAKCKNLKMILEGKELEFEYVEDKKQLMMIASKARIMSAPVVEYQEKVYSMDDFLRVIA
- the brnQ gene encoding branched-chain amino acid transport system II carrier protein → MYSWKNVVLKGFALFAMLFGAGNLIFPPMLGKTLADSWAIGTMGFILTGVGFPLLGILSTSLSGKKDIEEFANKVSPWFAKLFFIALILAIGPLLAIPRTGATAYEITFLHAGLSSSLYKYIYLILYFGITLLFSLKANKVVDRIGSILTPVLLIMLFIIIVKGVSSPLGIPVTGTILTPFKNGFVEGYQTMDTLASIVFAGVILKSIRGDKDLSPKQEFSFLVQVSIIACLGLSIVYGGLSFIGASVSGMGSELGKTELLVSLTTTLLGKAGYAILGICVAGACLTTAIGLVATVADYFSKISSLSYEKLAVLTTIISFIFACFGVDMIVKISVPILVFLYPLAMALILLNVFKIQNHAIFKGACFGAGIISFYEMLGVLGLQSEALSTIYGVLPFSSLGFAWLIPAILGGVLFRFVKKD
- a CDS encoding arsenate reductase family protein, encoding METLLIWYPKCGTCRNAKKWLDEHGIVVETRHIVEENPSKEELKQFWEWSSLPLKRFFNTSGMLYRELGLKDKIQEMSEEEMLSLLSSNGMLVKRPILVQKDKVLVGFKQEEWQKFFNMEK
- the brnQ gene encoding branched-chain amino acid transport system II carrier protein → MVKRKDIVFTGFALFAMLFGAGNLIFPPMLGHNLGSSWGIAALGFIVTGVGFPLLGLIAAVHTGPALDDFAKRVSPLFAKSYIIVLILTIGFFLAMPRTGATAYEMTLQNAGDTNPIHKYIFLASYFIITWMFSLRANKVVERIGSILTPVLLIILAVIMYQGIFHPFTVPKTMLLEEAPFKTGFIQGYQTMDTLATIVYSAVIMKSIRHGRNLTQEEESSFLWKSSFIAVGLLACVYGALTYIGATFSGVSTIGNTDLLSKIVRELLGEFGNIVLGLAVAGACLTTAIGLVATVGDYFEKILPFSYKTIVTITCIAGFLFSNFGVQTIIQVAIPILVVLYPISMVLIFLNLLQKYMKNDVIYRVIMLLTTLFGLYQGYSL
- the der gene encoding ribosome biogenesis GTPase Der, encoding MKPIVAIVGRPNVGKSTLFNNLIGDRVAIVDDMPGVTRDRLYRETEWNGAEFVVVDTGGLEPANNDFMMTKIKEQAEVAMNEADVILFVVDGKAGVNPLDEEIAYILRKKQKPVVLCVNKIDNYLQQQDDIYEFWGLGFEYLVAISGAHKVNLGDMLDMVVDIIGKLEFPEEEEDILKLAVIGKPNAGKSSLVNRLSGEERTIVSDIAGTTRDAIDTLIEYKENRYMIIDTAGIRRKSKVEESLEYYSVLRAIKTIKRADVCLLMLDAQEGLTEQDKRIAGIAAEERKPIVIVMNKWDLVKNKDMKKYKEELYAELPFLSYAPIEFVSALTGQRTTKLLEIADGIYEEYTKRISTGLLNTVLKDAILMNNPPTRKGRLIKINYGTQVSVAPPKFVLFCNYPELIHFSYARYIENKFRESFGFEGSPILISFEKKSKEE
- a CDS encoding YgiQ family radical SAM protein produces the protein MKFLPTTREEMKQLGWDRLDVLLISGDTYLDTSYNGSALVGKWLVKHGFRVGIIAQPEVDSPKDITRLGEPDLFFAISGGCVDSMVANYTATKKRRQQDDFTPGGLNDRRPDRAVLVYSNMIRRFFKGTQKKIVISGIESSLRRITHYDYWSNKLRKPILFDAKADILSYGMGEMSMLALAKALRHGKDWKDIRGLSYISREPREDYLNLPSHAECLESKDTFTEAFHQFYFNCDPITAKGLCQKCDDRYLIQNPPSMTYTEEEMDAIYSMEFARDVHPYYKAMGAVRALDTIRYSVTTHRGCYGECNFCAIAIHQGRTVMSRSQSSIVEEVGEITKLPKFKGNISDVGGPTANMYALECKKKLKLGSCPDRRCLYPKKCPSLQVNHRKQIDLLRKLKKLPKIKKIFIASGIRYDMILEDTQCGQMYLKELVQDHISGQMKIAPEHTEDSILSLMGKDGRSCLNEFKNQFYSLNQKLGKKQFLTYYLIAAHPGCREKEMIDLKKFASRELRVNPEQIQIFTPTPSTYSTLMYYTEKDPFTGKKLFVEKDNGKKQKQKEIVLDKKYRS